The sequence AATTAATTGATCAGATAACTAAAGATGGGATTTTGAGTAATATCCAGCATTACTATATACAtgtggatgataaggaacaaatgaAAATTGAGGAATAAGTTTTgttgtacttagatatatataagaaggcattaatagagatagaaagataaataccACAAGATTTGTATAATAAACTAGATACTAGAAGATTATCTGCAGTTGAAGAGGATAGAcatataaaaattcaagagttgttaactgTTTGTGGAGCTATAATAGATGATGAGATGCACTAGTGTCTAGAGTTTTTTGGGCTAGTTTTATGAATTCGTCATCTTGCTAGAAAAATTAAGAGTTTTTTTTAATCATTCCAAAATAGTATCTAATGACACAATATTTGGCATAGTTGGTCTTATGATGAATTTGACATTATCTCTAATCATGAACAAGTCCTCTAATAGATCAAATTGAGAACAATTTAAGGCCATCATATTTACTTCTATAGTTTATTTTTGAGGAATCTTGAAGATTTAAAACATAAAAggattccaaaaaaatccaatatgaGGTTGATTATATGCTTTCATTAACGAGTCATTTGACACACCTTATGACCTTATTTGTCTCATCATAAAATTATAGTAACTTGATACCTTTCTTCTCTACATACAAAAAGTCATGGAAATGTGCTTCTTGTAAGTGATAAAATATAAAGAATAATTGAATCTTATTCAATATGATTGTTGGTATCTTCATTGTGTAGTGAAAATAAAGATATTTTGGCCACGACTCTCATctcataattttttccatcaaataTAGCTTGAGTATCATGGAACTATCAACCTTTTCCTTTGAAAATTATAGGATAAGTAGGGGATTTTAATGAATGATATTATTACCCATTATTTTTTCTTCAAATAAATTGAAGAAATGCAtttcaaaaataataattgaatAGTGATTTGGGTAATCATTAGGGATAATTTGAAATTCTCTCGTCTACTGATAAGTTAGGAGTGGGTTCCTTCTCAATCACATAACCACAACTTGCATCTACTTCTAGTTTTCCATCATGCTCAATATGGTTGAGTGTAATGAATTGGTTTTAATGTTGACTCTTGTTCCATATATTATTATAAGGAACATGTTGGACTAGTCAAGGAGTCAGGGACTATGTAGCCTCCAAATATGGCTATGAAGTCTTAAGACAAACATAGATCAAATATAGTTGGTATTTTAAGTTTTATTACATTATAAAGAACTTTGATAGTAGGGAATAAATAGAAACTAAGTTGATAGTTTCCTAATGATTCCTATATTATTCACAAGGTTACCATCTATTTGAGTGACTCTGCTATGAACATGTACATATGACAAACCTAAAGAATCAACTACTCATTTGGGAACACTAGAAGTTCTAATGGCTAATTAATTATATAAGTATATAGTAGTTTCCTTccaataattatattaatataaaaatgggAGGTTTAGGCTTACCTAGGTTATAATCATTTACTTTCAAAATTGTTGGTTACCTTTATTGCAATTTTTCTTATGAAGAGTGACAAGTTGTTCTTTTGATTTATCACTTTCTTGAGAGATCATTTTTGCAAATTCATGTTTTCCAATATTGTTATGATCTCCCATAGAGTCATTCTATTCATCACATTTTTCATTTTCTCTACTACACTAAAGTGTGCATTTCCTCAATTTTTTGTGCACGAGGAACCTATTGGTTTCTTGATCATTCAACCAGTAGGCAGTTTACCATTGGTTGGTTGACATTAGACACTTCACTTTAACCTATTTAAAAATGTTAGAAGCATTTCACTTTCAAATTAGTGGTGTTGCTTGTCCGCTTGCACTTGGCTTAACAACCTTAGGTTTTTCTTTCAACTTTCTCTTCTCTACTTCAGTCATATaatcaaattgaaccatcaatTGTCATAATCAAGTCAATACTTCATTGCCAATAAAAACTTTATGTTTATTTCATTTGACAGGAGCTTTCTTAGGCATAAGCATTAATTGATTTTCTGAAATGGACAACTCAAAGGAAATCCCTTGAATTTGTGCCCTCAAGGTTACCTATTCCCTTTCTTCCCATATAGTTTGTTAAGAGTTGTATCAAGGGCAACAACTTGGATCATGATAATAAACAAGTGGATACCAACACATATTCTAATAttcaataaaattattttgatCTAGTACTAGATCTCTTGTAGTATTAGGTGCTTGGATCTTCTACAAAGCTTGTTGATTTGGAACTAGTTGAGAGTTAAGAACTTGGTATCCTTGATAATGGCTTTGCTGGTTTTGATACCGGGTTAGGTATAAAGCCTTGATTGTTCTAATAATAGGGCCTAGGAAGGGGCACAACTTCTTTCTTTTTGAGGAGATTcaattcatttgtcacaattttaaGAAGTCTCTTTATTTCCTTTAACTATTTTGCATTTCCAGACTTAAATTGAGAGTATTTAGGAATAGGAGTTAAAGTGGTTTGAGGTGTTTGATTTGGAGGGGAATATATATTGATAAAGATAGGTATTGTAGGTCTAAGAATTATCTCTCttatttgaataaatttatttattttactcaGAATAATTTATCATAAATTATTGGTAAGTCATAGTTATCCATAAATTGAATTATCATTGACATTTTTCTGaattaaaaacatttaaataatataaaaatactATTTATGAAATAGACCTCATCtcaaaatgaattcaaatcaaATTGTATACAATCAACAAATTGTATACAATCAATTCTAAAAATTAGAGAACCTCTATTGATAATAGCTTGATCTCATTTTTCTCTAAATATATTATGCAACTTTTCACTACACATTCCATAATCTTatgaatttaaaaacaaaaaagctTTCCCTTAAGAGAACTGCAAACATCTCCATATCCTGTTGTGTTACTCCCTGATGCGCAAACTTTCTCTCAAATGTAAGAAAGGAGGAGTTCTAAAGTAAATGAAAACTAATTTTTGAAAAGTACATGGGAGGTGGAATTTCGTGTACAATGATCCTGCTCAAATCAGACTACTCTATAACAAGTCGTTTGTGGGGCTCAACTGCTACTGAGATAACAATAGGTAACGTTTTTTCTCAAACACCTAGAAGTGCACCACATGGTACGTGACAAGGAGCCTCGTGGACAAAATGAAAAGATAGTCAAGGGCCAGAGGAAGAAAGTCAGTGAGAAAAAATCTGCCGACTAAGTGATGTGGAGTAATGGTGAGGCTCGGCACTGATAGATCACTGGATTTGGAAATCAAATGATGTGGACAGCTCTACAGTTTAGATCATGTGAAACTGTCCACACCGACTAGAAAACTACAAAATTCACGGGTGTGGGCTTTGTAATCTTCTCCATAAAACTTGAAAGCTCTTGTTTGTACTTGCATGTACTAAAATGTTTTGAGTAAAGTACAGAATAAACTATGCAGGTAAGAGTGGCTAGTTTGTTTGTATGAGTTCCTTTTATTACCATATATGTTCTATTTTACAGTGTTTGTGAATAAATGTTTATTTGATAAAAGAATGTAAATTTAAGTTGATACTTCAAGCATGAATCTATACTGATATTTCTTAGcgtaagaaaaaaaatcaaaagcatatcCATTCTATCAAACCAAATAAAAATCTAATGAAACTCATCATCAATGCGAAGTCATTGTCAATGGACAATATCTGTTTCACTACGTCCGTGCAGAGTTTTTAGTAATGTACTCTCCTGGAGTTTCCTGCAATGTGAGTTACAATTTCGTCAATACTACGAAGCTTCCTTTGTCAATTACTTATAAAGCTGCCAAAGTTGTTTGTTTCTGTTTGGGGCATTGAATGCACGCCCTTCTGatgggacgcgtctattctggttctaaaatggcagtacggattgactaacatgcgtgttagtcgcgcgttttacaccgtcgattttgcaataaatgactgcgattgactaacacgtcactatcacgttgtatgaaaggtctgttttggagccaaaatagtttCGGCCCTTCTGATGTGGGTTGTCTGCAATCTCTGTTTGCAACTTTGCACTGGCACGTAATCAGAAAGTTGAGCataataaaaaatgagattttatcCTTTCTTCAAGTATGGTTTGTAGGagatgttgaagtttttgttgtcaTGTAGGAGAGAAGATTAGTAGCTGAGAGCGTTTTaatagttgttgatttaatatctatatttattgatttaatgttAGTTTTTTATCACATTGTATCAATAGTTGGGACTTTAATaccccataattgaatgaaatgtacccttacttgtaaaaagcaaccaatcatgtgatgtgatatGTGCACAAAAAAGAAGGCCCCTTATGCACAATTATTAGTCTCacctttttttttggttgttttggacaccttgacaacaagcatgttgatgtggcaacGTATCTGATGATGTGGCGCTGAAACTTTAGTTATAAGTAGAGGACTTACCaaataagctgctgtaaaaaatcgCTGTGGCTAAAGTGGTTCCAAAATGGCACGAAAAGTCAATAAtatgaaatttgtcaaaaattacAGATCATTGATCGCGATCAGCAGAAGGCTTTgttttttcgaaattttttaaaaggtcaataacatgagttttataaccccaatttggagccagtttagccacatctgtaaaaaattgagagtgatttgaaatttccacatagaaTTTTGAGAATCCCGAAATTAAGGTGCTCAACTATGAATCCTCTCACCTAATTAGATAAAACTATGATAGACTAAACAAGTAAAACATATACTCTTAATTCATATGTACAAATGAGTGACATCATGACATATAAAACTGAAACTGATACACCTCAAGCAACTTCCTCGCACCCTCCTCATCCACTGACAACCCCCGGCTCCTATTCTTTCTCAGTAGATTTTTTTCTATTCAAATGTTATTTAATAGTAGAGGGTCTGATCAAGGAATAGCAAGGCTTAAAGTAGTTCATGGTAGTGGAGAAGGATATTTCTTCTATTTGCAAAATAGGAGAAGCAATTTAGGAATTTatcaaaaatgtcttcaatcttGGATGTTGATGAGTCTATCATTGAGAATAATTGGTATtacagttgtctcttgattccaaaGAAAAGCATTAACACTGAAGCAACTTTTAGTGAGAGTCTATGTGATAATGAGCATGCTGATGAAGATAGGGAGTATCATAGCAATCCTTATGATAAAAAGCATCAACATCCCATTGCAAGGAATAAACAGATAATGAGAGAAGAAGGTAGTAATAGTAATAGTCCATGTTTTGGGTCAAGAGATTCTGATTCAGATGAAGAGGCTGAGTGTCTTGCAAGTATGTCTAAAGCTTTGGATGTGGATGGCGATGGAAGAGTTAGTTCAGATGAGATTGTGAGGTTTTTGGAGAGATTAAGTTTGGAAATGCCAAAGGAGGAGGTGGAATTAGCTATGAGATCAATGTCTACATGTGGTGTTGACTTTCTCACTTTAATTGAGTTTGGTGAGTTTTATAGAATTGTATTTGCGGATAAGGAGGAGGAAATGGATAAtgtgaaggttgaggagaaggtaATTAGTGAGGCATTTAATGTGTTTGATCAAAATGGAGATgggtttgttggcattatggattaattgattatgtgttgcattgatgttttgtcattgatgtcaacactagctattatggatggttaccgatagacaagttttggttaccggtagaagatctagtgttaccggcagaagagattatctgttggacacttccgacatgtttggatctatggaatgtgattggttacatgtgatacatgcttctagagcatgttttggtcagttagtattgtcttggtattggatactatcatatactcttgtaaacccttactggcattgatttaaggctttaccggcagagctttcactgaggaattgtgacaggatgcataagtggtgttggtgcggattctagatgaatttcaggatgctaaagatgttctttgatcatgcttcaactgcttgaagacattgctttggcgtggtggacccataataggtctggtacctatctaggttatggaccactatcatgataacgtgtactctacatgttactaggatgtttcaggaggatttatggattttttattattgttttggtattaagccgacatggtatatcattgtaatatggaattatgtaatgatcttattgtaatatcttttaggtggccgacctaattggttcaggtcttagggttggtataaatgaatgtaagatctcattgtagatctagGTGGTGTGGAAATAAAAGGTGTatcatggtcatgaattgtaatatcatataCGAAGGAtcaggtcgatcataggtgatcaaattgggattaaggaagaggtcaaaggcctctagtattgagcttaactgggactgtaatcaggtatggtagatgctatctctggcagttcactttattggattgttgtccatttatcttgaggtggttttaacctctgtagttagtgagactcttttgtaatgaacagTACGCTCAAAAAAATCCACCTTGACTATTATTCAAATATGTACTTATattgaaaagaggaaaaaataaagtcaaacaaaataacaaagatatAATCTCACTTTATCGAGATACATGAAAAGAAAAAAGAATTAGCAAAGTTCTTgataaatgaataataaaaaaataaaaaaaagattcaTTAGCGTGCTGTTaggaaaaatatttttgacaatagttTTCTTAAATAGAGTTGCTCatagaaaatatatataatttatattttaaaatcacttttgaaaaatataaattctacaaacaaaatgaaaaataaacaataattaaatatACAACAAAATTACT is a genomic window of Cryptomeria japonica chromosome 7, Sugi_1.0, whole genome shotgun sequence containing:
- the LOC131059942 gene encoding probable calcium-binding protein CML22; the protein is MSSILDVDESIIENNWYYSCLLIPKKSINTEATFSESLCDNEHADEDREYHSNPYDKKHQHPIARNKQIMREEGSNSNSPCFGSRDSDSDEEAECLASMSKALDVDGDGRVSSDEIVRFLERLSLEMPKEEVELAMRSMSTCGVDFLTLIEFGEFYRIVFADKEEEMDNVKVEEKVISEAFNVFDQNGDGFVGIMD